From the genome of Amyelois transitella isolate CPQ chromosome 22, ilAmyTran1.1, whole genome shotgun sequence:
ATTCTACAAGTCCGCTTAAAGCTAAATGTAGCGAAAGTCATTAATTGCTTGTCGTACCTACTTgttagaaacaaaaaatgtcaGTAGGTAtaagtaatgtatttttttggatATTATTACAAAGGAAAAGAAGGTCATCCCATCTTTTCGGCGGAGCGTAGCAGTAACTTGGTAAGCCTTGAATTTGATGTGAATTAGGCAATGATCCTGGGTTTTAAAAGCAACAGCAAAAAACTCAACCTATTGAACGTGTTTCCAAGAATTAGCAGCAAGAGAAGTACAATTTCCggataaaaattacttatataatctTCGCCTTCGGGATTGACGCATGAAATATAGTCGTATGCTTAAGCGAGACATGAACATATGGGCGAGGACGTCGTGAACATGCGCAGCAGAACATGCATTCTGGTATGAATATGTCACTTTACGTAAAAACCTGCCATACTCAATCCAGCCCctgtagcatggcacgcgcgaaaTCTATCattgtttcgctttttattatgacgtgaaacgggacagggATAGTTTTTCGCATTATACGTAATAATGGTTAAAAGACGCACCCCACACTGCTCTTTAAGATGTAAGCGGGACTAATGTCGGGAGGAAGAAGAGGTACTTAAAACTCTCATGTTCGCAAATggtaaacataaattttattaggtaGTAAAATAGCTTATTTAATTGTCAACAAatcctatatacatatatttaaaattacttcacGATAAGTGACGTATTTAACATCATAACCACCAGATGGCGACCGGAACAGCCCAACCAATGGAAGATTATTCAAGCGCGATTATGATGTGATAAAACTCATGTTTTTGAAATCTGATTAGGTAACTTACCTGTATCTTGATCATACGCAAAAAACGTAATTACGTATGTTTATTGAGTCATAGCTCAAAGTAAAGGGTAGATAATTATGAAAGCTAGTTACTTTGTTTTTGATAAGAACAGGTAAATATGGACATGGTTCTGTCTATTGCTTTGAAATTCGTCTATGAATCCAATAAAGTTAACctaaatatgtaataacaaaatataccttTTGTCATTTAAGAGATGACAAATAGAAGTAATATAGGTAATTAAATGGCTACTTAATTAGTaacgataataaaatattttttttcataataaataatacttctttatggaattatttatttttatgtgtggTTATGACAAGTTTCAGTTTGCCTTCCCATGCGAATTCTGATGACAATTTGGGCATTGTGTCTTTCAAGAACAACAAAAGGAAGAAAATCTCCGGGTCTGTTATCAAAACAGTTTCCACAGGTTTGGTTTCATCACGATACACGATGAAGGGTCGTCAGTTggtaataataacattttatgatGTTAGGTTCAGAAAATCGCCAAAACATAATCACGAGAGCTGTTCATTCAACAAGCTGTATTTTTAGCTAAGCAGTCACCTACCGCGGCGTTTTCTATTGCGTGTAACATCGCATAACATTAACAATCCGAactaataagtattataaatgcaaagtaagtttgtttgtttcttaatTTCTTCACACGTTATAATTACTGAACCtatcttcttaaaatttctcataaatatgtattgagAGTCTGGGGAAGGACAAGGGGTACTTTGGTCCCAATCCCTGGGACCAAAGTACTAAAACTGGGCTTTCATCCCAGTAAAAACCAAAGGTCCCGTGGGATTTTCGAATAAATTGCATTATTTTGTACGTGGTGCTAAaatcgcgcgggcgaagctgcgggtgaAAGCTAGTTGTAAATATATCGTGTGCAAAACAATCGCCATCATTGTTTACGCAATAGAAAACTAtcttccttctggcgttagtTCCGTTCACGTTCACATCTCCCTAGGGAGAAACCCGGGGGATGCATTTGACCATGGTCCTGGATGTGGTTACTTAGGATTTTCCCTGAAGCGACTCCCCTCAATCTACGCAACCTTTTGCGgggaaacctaacccatattgggtaaaagaaaataaaatacttagcaTGAAATTACTTACGAGTATAATGAAACAAACAGAATAGGACACTTGAATAAAATAGGCAATCCAGAAGAACTTTATATGTGATAAGCCTGTTGCAATtcaacacaatttttattgGATGTGGTTGTACTGTAAGTTTAAATAGATGTTTTTGAGTGTTTTGGTAATCCTGTAAATCATAAGTATTCCCCCTATTGTTTTAAGTTATCTCACTAATATTTTAGTCATGGCTTAAATTACAATTGTACTTACTGTACAAACACAAgggaaagtattttttttaatcagcttattttttttgtaaacacaCTTTTCAACttaatacatgttttttattcgGACAATTCATAGTTCTAGATATCTTATAATTAAACGGACCTATTAGTTTAGGTACcaagtatgtatttactaaatatatgtatgtaaattctattccaaataaataatagtctGAGATGGAAAGATATATTAAGTGAATTTATGACTACCGTTATAGTTTACGATCGTGTTTAGTTAAATCTCATCCTCATTACAAAATTTCCGGATGTTGAAGAtgtgaaattttacataatctTCATTATTTTTCCAGTCTAGAAGTTTCGCAACTGTGACGCGTTAGTAAGTTGTTCATTTGGCCAACATTAATGATTCTTCAGAATGGAAAAAGTTAAGTTATTATAtcagcaaaaaataaataaatattaacagacCTGAGAATTTTTAAAAGGCAGTTAATAGACCTACATTAACAGCAGTTATTATATATGAACtgtcttttaaaaattctgtGCGTTTATTGAAAACTTGGATGTCAGCACCTGCACCAACAATTTGTTTAATCAAATCTCTATAAGGTTAAGCATATAAACTATCTATACTTGCTTCTAGAgagttcaaatattttttttctaattaaggAAAATAAGGTTTGCAACTggacatatgtatttatattttaaatgctaaagtttatataagtaaacTATGTAATTACGTAAACATTTACAGTATTTACTTTTACCTATCTGTGTATGTGTGCGTGTGTGGTGTAAAACACAGATGAAGTCCAACGCACTTAATAATCACAGCACCACGGGAACCGGGGATTAGCCAGTCATTATTAACTTATGAAACTGGGATGAATCCGGGATAGAAGCGCGTGCGCGGGCGCTTAGCTCGCGACTAAGGAATTTCATCGCGGACAATCCTCTGGAACTTTATAAATAGGCGCGTCAGAATGGCGGGAACTGAAGTTGGtggatattatgtatgttaaggttgaatggaatttaaaaaaatacgaatagTAACGAGAAAGTGCGTTCGTTCGTTTGTCTTCTTTTCACGCTTTATTTACTTGACCAAACTTTATGACATCAAAATTTCACATAGATTAATAAGTACTAAAGAAGTCACaggatatttttattcagtgaaatttgtgttttatgaTGTGATTTGCTATACAAAAGAGGCATTTTAATTTTCCTATtaactatttaattataagattCCCGCTGTGTAGAGGCGCACATCCcgctagttttaaataaaatggcgTCAGATATTCTATTTTCGACATTCGCCCTCCGCTCACCGCTACGCCATACACACAATCCTATGAACATTAACGAATTTCTTCCGACACCCACTTGTGAACATTGATAAATACCCTATTCATTGatgaacattatttatttacttatttacttacctactCGTAAGTATCTATGTATTCATCTTGTATaggtaggcgatgggttaagCAACCTTTTACTATctatctgaatttcaatttcataatgataacgatgaaaataaaaatttcaaaggcCACGACCTTTtcgactgttggctatgtcttccccgtaaggaataaagtcGTGATGttcgtttaaaaaaactttctttAGGCCGCTGCGTATAATTTGTTTTCGctcctttttcttttcaatcaCCATTTCATTCTCTACTACCACCGTTCCTAGTTTTGGAATGTGCAGTCTGACACGCGCCCAGTAAATTCCTAGAGAAAGTTTTACAAAGCTGCCATTGAAATGAGGAGTGTAAGAACTCTTCTCTATTTTTAAGTGTTTCAGCATTTTGCCGGGAGCTTCATTCTAGTTGCTTATTTTTGTACCAGTGGCATATTTCAGCTTAATTCGTTCAATGAACAATCTTTAACATTTATCTTGTCGAATGTGGATACCGTCAAAAGATTGATAAGTGACCTCCCATTAAATCACTAGACCGTGTCTGAAACTAATcgtaataatttatcaaaaaatttcaatGGTGTCATCTTCCTGTCAATTTGCTGTGGGCGTCTTGTATCCGGCTCTTTGGCGCACCCTATGCTCATGCGCTTACTCAGGCACCTTGATTTAAACATGGAAATAAATGGAAAGAACAAACAACGTAGTGGCATTAGGGTTAATTCATCTGAACATAGTGTGGCGTTTGGCAgagtcaaataaatatatagatatatatagacacctctatatcccttacggggtagacatagtcgACGTATAGGATATAATAGATAGGATTCTTTTTGTGGGCAAaaggttagcaacctgccactttttgaatctcaattccatcataaaaccgTGTAGTACAGTTGAacctggcctttcagtcttttagagactgttggctttgcctaccccgtaacgAACAAAGACATAATGATATTTGTGTCTGTAGTTTGTAGCCAATACCTGAAATTTCCCGCTCCCTACactattatttaatgttatattGTATGACTACTCTACGCATTACAAATCAATGGTTGAACCGCTCCTGTTCAAGCACCATTGGTTACAATGACGTCACGTATAAGTACAACTGTATCGATTTTTTCATGTCTTGTATTACAGTGCGTATAATTGATCTTATTTTAATGACTTCGTAAATTGTCTTCTTATTATAGTACTGGCAGGTAATAAAATCACTCCATgttttcctatggatgttgtaagaaacgggtttttttatgtaaaatggtatgttacatacatacatacatacataaaatcacgcctctttcccggaggggtaggcagagactacctctttccacttgccacgatctctgcatacttctttcgcttcgtccacattcataactctcttcatacaagctcggcggttttggtaTGTtctagttttttataattttctcttTAGTGTGACTTCTGTGTTATACATGAATCTCTTATGTTTGTAGACGGCAGAAAATGAATTGAAATGGGAAATTTGCagaacaatttattataaatgtttatacgTTTTTACTAAATCTTTCCTTATCTAAATAAGACCATTACGGAAACGGGAAACTACCCTACTGCCACGCAAGGGTGAATCAGCGTTTAGCAATAAACTCCGTATGACCTACATACATTgtatttaaactatttttgttatacctacatatgtatgaattcAAAATGCGATatagtccgccattgcaagtgctttgttacttttataactatgtacaattttcttgttactgtgtaaatttgtatgcaataaagatattacaaacaaacgtttagaaaaaaaaggcaTTAGGTTTTTTCAGCAGTAACATAACACTTAGGTATACGAAAAAAAGTTCAGTTCTCAAATAATTCTAAtgtgtacatttatttacctagattaataaaatacccaTGTAAAAATTCATCAATCACGTTAAGTATACTTAGatccaaataatattaaggtGCCACGTAACGATTTACacaaatttgttaaaattttcaccCGCTAATTTAATATTGCGTTATTCAAACCTACGCTGTCTTAAATAAcagatttgtttgtttgtaaatactttattgtacataacggTAAACATAGAATGACAAAAAAATCGTCAAAAGGGCCGAATTcataaattagaaattttgATTTCCATTAATGCCACTTTGTTCTTGTAATATTtccaaaataatgaaatggtGTATCAGATTCatatctgaataaataaaaagttactcAATTATacatcaatttaatttagcatagctaattttaataaggattAATGATCAGTTAcagcattaattaattttcgaaGTGACATCTGTTCCTTTCTTAGAAATAATAGTAAACAATAATTCCCTGAAATGCTAGTTGAGTATTTTTTCCTTATTTGCTTCTTAAGGGACTTTCAAGTTATGTTTGATAAGATACTTGATGAGTAAGTAGTAGACTAACTTTTAACCagatatagataatatttatttcttagcgtacaaatattaagttaaatacttagtttactttcaactttattttcttaaaacataGCCTGAGACAATGACTGTCCTAAAtacttcataaatttttaataatattataatatataacccCTAATCATTACCACCATTCTCCTGGTCTTACTCCCGATTGCATTACCTTTCTGAAGAGGCTCCCGGAATCCATCTATGACCATGAACATGGATTGGACGGGACAGGTCTATAAGTGATTCCCGTCAGACCgacgtaacctttgcaggggaacatTATCTATATTGGACCACGTCATTCAGTTGCCTAAATAGTCAGCCCCCTTATCGAAGAACGTTGACAAGGCATATGTCTTGTCTTCCCTCACAAATGACAGAAAGATGGATGATAAGACATACCTCTTATCAACGTTTGAGAATCGAACTAGTTTTCGTTTACAACGACTTAGGTACTTGAtggaaaataatatgtaatcgAACGAAAGTAAGCTATCGCAAACATGAATAGATAAACTTGTGTACGTACAAAAAGGACCATCTTATCAACTAGATCTTTCCTTATGAAATAGTTGTTATTGCTTGTTCGATCAAGATACGGTTAAAgcgcaaaaaaatattattgtactaAATTTGTATCAAATACGTCGGTAATTGTTAAGGCCACGGAACAAGTATAGTCTGCGGCAATTagtttttaacattttgttatcagagatacaatattattttgcaaaagttaaaaaatatttatttatacttaactCTTTATGcgatattttatcaaattagtGGTCATGGCAACTgcgtaaaaatatcaattagtATATGATCAGATTGGCTGGAATCGTAGATTGGAATGGAAAGAGTGAGTTATTTCTTATCTTTAATTAGTATATAGAGTGGCTTAATTAGCTACATTCATATAGAGCTTGTGAACAATCATAGGGAGAAGAGTGCTGCTTGAGTCTAATCTTTTCATGGTATTATCAACTGATTTCATTTTGATATCCATGAGAAAATGGCTGGTAGTACCAGATAAACTAAGAGAAGCCTACTCCATGCTTTCGGTACAATGAGCTGGAAAGAGGACACGGTAAATAAACAAGTAACCGATTAAAAAATACTGACCACTAAACCGAACATAACACTGGCATGGAAAAAATGAACAAGcacaaattgtatttaaatttttaagattcCGTACTATCGgactttatatgtatattcctTTAAGAATTTTCCGTAGTTAATAGAAGTGAAGTTAAAGTTACTCTCAGAACTTGGCTGTAACTGTTTGTTGCTAatatgacattttattttattttctgatattatgcggaaaaaaaatgttcggTGCCTTCTCAGATAATAGCTTTTTTTTCGCTTTCCATTATGTGAAGAATATTTTGACAAAGGTTTTTCAGTTGCCGCTTGTATTAATTCGCCCAGAATGTTTTTGCTGTAACGTGGGTGGCTTggtttttataactttattctGTGCTATGAAATCCACAGGAAAATATAGAAGTAGTCCCATTTTTTCGCCCTGTAATTTATACCAGTCAATGTCTTAACTAGGATACAGTCCAGTCTACATGATATTTAAACTGCTAGTGTATTTTTACTTCCGAGGTTCTTATACCAGAAAACAAATGTTAGTACTTAAGTAGTTATAAAAGAGCTATCATTTTGTCagtaaattgttaaaaaatattatattataaaatgatagtacctacaaatatataaacttcAAGTATGACTTTAAAGCCTGTTAGCAGGAAATATAtcataatttaaacttatttccaCAAGTATTTATAATCGATTGATTGATTAATGCTTAATGGACCCTCTGTTTTTGTTATTCCGTAATACGCGTGTATGTgcatatattaatgaaaagTCCCCGATAGCGAAACCTACGTCACACTATGGCCGAGATTGATCGCAAATGTATAACAGTCGAATAATTTTGTGAAGAACCTTTTCTTATCTCCCATTACATTAGCATAAAACACTTATATACGCATGTTGATGTTTCGAAAACCTATTATGTGGTCCGCAAGGAACGGATAGTAGCGTGTAGATTAATtgtggataaaaaaaatagaggtaagaattaataattcaaattaattgacatatgcataaaaactttaacttgtgtatgtataatgttgatattttattgatgctgctcataaaactaaacatacttaatcaaaattatcaaGAGTTTTGACCTTATGATAGAAGtaaaggaaatatttttttggttataaTTAACATGTGTTTATGTATACACTAACatgtctttattatattacgctttatttaggtttttagtttttaacttattttacattcaTATCTTCAATAAACTATAAGGGTAAAACTTTTGTTTAGCTAAGTATATCAGAATggtaaatatacctattagcATTGATTTGACACAGTTCAacgatttaataaatataattttgccCGAATATGTTAGTTTGGCGGAAAGTGGATAATAcgataagtaataaaaaataacaaaattgataaaagttccttaattgaattaaaaagtaaCTGATATGTGACaatctttatttacatttgaaataaataaaatagatgtatttatttaaaattcttccTCTTCTGAGTGACTGCGAGACTGGTCTAGAAATTTGATATTTGACATGTCCCTATGTCTAGGAGTACACTGGAAGAAGATTTCTTGAAATTCCTCGGGTGGAGTCGCGGGAGACCTCTAGTTTATGtctattatacatataggGCTTTCGGTATGTAGGTTTGTAAACACCACAAACATTTCTTAACAAAATTTGTTGCGGtcaataatattgaataaaattgataCAATTTTTGATGACACCTGGATACGCAGAATTACTCCTTGTTATGCCGATGTCTAAACGTTGTATCGATTAAGTTTGCAGGTCACTGAGCTAATTCAATAAGATGCGAATGCACTTCACACAatgcatataaaatttattgcgaTGTTTAAGACATAAATAATTGGCCTTTGTAATCCTGACCTAATCATAAAATGCCCTTTAAAGAGATACTTAAGATTACCTACTTTAACAACTATTTACCTACGGCAGAACTTTTGGAAACTGAGAGAGAATTGCTATTGTGTAAAATATCCTTTGGCTTTTAATTCTCACGTTGTGCGTATAACTTATTATTAGTATGTTTAATGTGTTTTTGTAACTTATAACTTTGTTTAACTAACCGATCAATACTTTTATACATAGATATCCCAAGCTTAACCAGCATGTACTTATTAGGTACATCTATCCTAAAAGTTGGTTTCTTTTCTCGTCTTTAACAGCGGTACTCCAAAAAGTCGTTATCAATTGCAGATTCATTAACTTGATATGCTCCTAACTACGAGTATGATAATGATCTTCAGATAAACAGTATGACATTCAATTCTTCCACAGACATGACGCGTTTCATTCTTCACGTACTGGCCCTTGCAGTAATTTTGACTTCAGCTACTGCTAAAAGTTTAAACTGTAAGTACCTTGCACGTATTTTTGAgtgtatttttcataatataaactaataataatgtcgaaaaaaaaataagtcagattatattttagtatttaacgtaaaataatgtaactaCAGCCACGTAGCTAatcgtagaatagttattaattatattgtagaCAGAAACGAGACTTTTGATATGTCTCGTAAAAAGCCGTGAtatgtgtgtaattttttttacatttacttaATATCATTATATTTACTTCTTAATTCATAAAGAATAGTTAGTAGTTACCTCCTGTAACTTGTTTTTTGGAAAtgagaaatttataaattaagctACCATAGAATACCTTTATACttactagctgcgcccgcgactacgttcgcgtggaatagttattttgggcatcattgaagacaaggatgaataattttcccgttttttttcacattttccattatttcttcgctcttaaaagttgcagtgtgatgttgtATTGCCTAAACCCTTCCTTgacaaatggtctattcaacacaagacaagaagaatttttcaattctaaccagtagttcctgattagcgcgttcaaacaaacaaacaaactcttcagctttataatattagtaaacatAGGACTAACTTCCACGCTGGtctggtagcgaagaaaacTATAGTATGtgtcagctgcttctcttccagcgcttattgtaaaaaaaattaagaaaaaggcGATAGGTTAGagatctgtcactatttgaatctccattcaGCATTGAGCCGTCCACCCGGGGCCTTTGGACTTtgaagactgctggctctgtctaccccgtaacggaCAAAGACTTTATAAATGTAGCATGATCAATAAAAGCTTTCGTTCTTCATTTCCAGGTTACCCATTCTCATTTGTGGACCGAAACCAATGGGGCGCGGAACCGGCCAAAGGTCAGACTGCCCTGGGCGCTCCTGTGCAGTTTGTGGTCATACATCACAGCTACCAGCCAGGAGTGTGTCTGACCAGGCAGGAGTGTATCACCGCGATGAGGTCAATGCAGAGCTTCCACCAGAACGACCAGGGTTGGGTCGACATAGGTTACAAGTAAGTTTGAAATAGAATAATGAAAATGCaacgcaatatttttatcaggtTCTAAGCGCCAACTTAATAAGAGTTTAATTTCCTTCTTACACGTATGAACCTCATAAAGTGTATGTACAAATAATCAGTCAGAAATCAATTCGTGTAAAATACTGAACTGGCTGTTGCCTGAATGAGCGGTTTTCCAGTCAGAAATTAAACTAATGTTATAAGAGTAGATAACTGTGATAAGAGTAATTTGTACATAACCGTAATAGGAATCGAATCTGGGCGTCAGGATTTATACCTATTTCAGACTCCTTTTCCATTCGAACACCAACGCCTACAAATCATCTCATTGTATCTCATAACAAAATCTcaacataatattttcagtTTCGCCGTGGGAGGCGAAGGTAGCGTGTACGAAGGCCGGGGGTGGGAGAACGTCGGCGCGCACGCAGTCGGCTACAACGCTCAAAGCATTGGCATCTGTATTATTGGAGATTGGATAAGTGAGTACTTACTTACCTTTACTGAATTATCCGTCATCATCAAagaaatcagaataaataGGTCTTTCCCACCACCACTCTTGGTTCTACCAACCTTTCAGTTACATTCATGAGCCGAATCATGGGAGTGCGCTGGTCTAACGGCATATTATTATCCTTTCTTGACTCTCCACAAAAGGGCTGACGACACGCAAACTTTATTATGCTGAactagcttccccccgcgactccgtccgcgcggatgtcggtcttcgcgtggatggtttatttctccattttgagtaactctgacaatgatatcttataaatatattttggacCCAATTGcggctaggcctataataattaaggagatccctctattgagctactgctgttgagttcgcgttctgcagtaagtagtccggtcaatttagaccaaaaaaattttaagaaaaaaaaaaactgtttaaggaaaaaaattaggtacccaaggtcaaaggtaaaaaaatgggtttttcatgattttcttcaaaacggtaagttttatcggaaaattacctcagacatagattgtagatcataaagttatcaataaaaaggaatcaataatttttttcagtaaagctaccgttt
Proteins encoded in this window:
- the LOC106134180 gene encoding peptidoglycan-recognition protein LB, translating into MTRFILHVLALAVILTSATAKSLNCYPFSFVDRNQWGAEPAKGQTALGAPVQFVVIHHSYQPGVCLTRQECITAMRSMQSFHQNDQGWVDIGYNFAVGGEGSVYEGRGWENVGAHAVGYNAQSIGICIIGDWINVLPPREALEATKQLIQIGVSLGYISPNYVLMGHRQASDTECPGSALFNEISTWDQFRRD